The DNA sequence CCCTCGGGGACGAACCTGCCTCCGCCGGCAGAGATGAAAACATCAAACTGGAAGGCTGAAGCGGGATGAGTCTCAGGGAGCACTTTGGCCGTCCAACCTGTCAAATACAAAAAACAGCAGTGCCTCAAGCACAGCAGATGCTGCACGGAATGCGTCCCCCAAAAAGTGTGAATGCTACCTTTCTCTCCTGAGGGCTCACACAGACCCAGGTACTCCACTCCGGTGTGAACCTCCACCCCAAGGAGAAGCGACACTTTTAAAAGAATTAACTGCAGCTGACGAATACCTAAAACACAAAAAGATTAATTCAATCTTTACCGTCTTGTTGAGTTAGATCAGGTGTGTCCAAACTACGGCCCCGGGGCCATTTGTGGCCCCACTGTCCATTTTGGGGCAATCTGTGGGATATAATAAAATTCACAATTGACAGTTTTGCTCGCATTGTATTGTGATGTGATAAATCATGTGTTCTCAactcatggttttttttttttttttttttcatttaaatccTTAACAAACAAAACTTTCCATAAATGTGTTGACATTTGTGTCTCTAACTTTGAGCTCTTTTGACCTGGGGTGTTGAAACTGCTCTGCAAACTAGTTTTACACAATAAATGGCACAGGAAACGCCTGTGCAACACAAAATGCAAATGCGTGACGTAATCTCAAATACAAGGGTTGAAATGTATCAAAACGAAATAGAGGCCATGATAGAGACTACAGCTAATGAATGCTTGTTTAAAACACAAACAACTTCTGTTGTTCTGTATAATATATGACTTAAAATTCGCCACCGTGTGCACCTTTATAAGACCAAAAAGTCTCCTAAAGATGCCATTGTGCACCAGCGACAGCAGACCTTTTTGTGAAACCTTTCACTTTCTTGAAATTCATCAGCCTGACAAGGGGGTCTGCCGTTTGTTTCCACTTCCTTATTGTTAAAGGGACTTTCTGGCGTCTTGTAAAGGGTGAACAACTATTGGGCTCAATTCAGCCAAGTCAGGGTTTCTTCAGGAGAGACACTTTTTCAGTGGATTGGTTCGTAACGAGAAGATGTTTGGTCAGTAGCTGTGAAAGCAGCTTGTAGCACAAGCTTGGTTGCCAAGTAGAGCTGGATGATCAGTTATTTGCTTTGCTGCCAATTTTTGTTCTTCGAATGTGGCTGGACTTATGTGGCCAATTGTTTGTTGTGAGACGCTGGCACCGCTGTCTCCTAGCATCAGAGAGGAGTATCGatacttttttttattcctattGGTATGCATCTAGGTATCAATATTTTGACGCCCTAATTTGATTCATTCAAGTACATGGTATTTACAATTTTATAAATATTACAATTTACTCAAAGTTTGTTGTCCCAGAGTGCATTAGTAATGAGCTGCCTTGGCGTTGAGCTACCAGTTAAAACATTaccacaaacaaataaaatatagaTTATCATCCTAAACCTTGAATGAGTTAACTACAAAGCAGGCTttgcaaaaataaatgaatctgGTGGTTCCTAACGTGTCCCTGATTGGAACAATTGCAACCATTCTCGGGGTCCCCTACTTATGCATGTCAGCCATCACTTACTGATGTGATCCAATGAGCCGGTGCAGAATTTTCCGTAGAACTTCTTGGCGCCGAGGCTGCGGAGGTCACAGATCGTGAAGGGCCACAGATGGAGAACATTATTCCTGGAGAAAGTATCTCGCTTCTCCAGCACCACCACCTGAGCCCCAAGCAGCGACAGCTCGATGGCCGTCCTCAGCCCGCATGGCCCGGCGCCCAGGATCAGACACTGCATGGGAGGAACAAATACAAGCACAGACCGGGACAGTCAGGCCAAAGACAGGAGACTCAAAATCTAACCAGATCTTAACCATGAGCCTAAGCTTTTCAAAACTggtcacaaacaacagtcagtagTAAGCACAGTCAGGAAAATAATTCACTTGGAAATAttgttcaaaataaaacaca is a window from the Syngnathus scovelli strain Florida chromosome 2, RoL_Ssco_1.2, whole genome shotgun sequence genome containing:
- the mical1 gene encoding F-actin-monooxygenase mical1 isoform X4, translating into MASQEPVNPSHAAFDRFIQAQDCKDVQRHFNELCQQLDINLKDFRSFYSKLKERLNYWRAKALWAKLDKRAAHPDYQQRKACTKNKCLILGAGPCGLRTAIELSLLGAQVVVLEKRDTFSRNNVLHLWPFTICDLRSLGAKKFYGKFCTGSLDHISIRQLQLILLKVSLLLGVEVHTGVEYLGLCEPSGEKGWTAKVLPETHPASAFQFDVFISAGGGRFQTQGTERQASHRHHGQLHQQEHDGRGPSG